One part of the Nitrosophilus kaiyonis genome encodes these proteins:
- a CDS encoding fused protease/ribonucleoside-triphosphate reductase, which translates to MYVTERFFLPNDFKEYLKNLKPIFGFGAFGETTYYRTYSRKTGPNSHEHWPDTIIRVIEGIFSIRKNHYRKYNLSWRDEDYIEFAKNMAINAFKMKWLPPGRGLWIMGTEYIYERGSAALYNCAAVDTTDLVNAADWAMDMLMVGAGVGFNTAWDGKANKPDKKNYLIYIIEDSKEGWVKSVRLLLESYIKNRPFYRFDYSKIRPAGSELKMFGGIAGGPEPLKRLHKNIEKTMDDYIEGKIDKTRCVVDIFNELGVCVVSGNIRRSAEIAIGSPYDKTFLNLKNYEKYPDRAEIGWISNNSILIKDINDYKVLDEIAALIEKNGEPGILNLENMQHYGRFGEEIKDKAWLSNPCGEIALESYELCNLAEIFISRCENIDEFLKMVEYATFYASTVNLLPTHREETNKIIARNRRVGVSVSGVADFIEKKGFETLIKWLRAGYKKVREINKNLAIGAGIPISLKVTAVKPSGTISILAGTSPGMHYPPFTYAIRRIRIGKNSELGKFLKESNVPYEIDMYDENTYVFEFPIKYDNPKSVQDVTVWEQMMILATLQREWSDNMVSNTIEFSKEYKAKDIANILKEFLPMIKSVTMLPKSDHIYPQMPFSKISKEEYEKLMKSFPKLDWSKYTGHEATGERFCSSLSCTFR; encoded by the coding sequence GTGTATGTTACTGAAAGATTTTTTCTTCCAAATGACTTTAAAGAATATTTAAAAAATTTAAAACCAATTTTTGGATTTGGTGCATTTGGTGAAACAACATACTATAGAACATATAGTAGAAAAACAGGACCCAATTCTCATGAACATTGGCCAGATACTATTATAAGAGTAATTGAAGGTATTTTTTCTATAAGAAAAAACCACTATAGAAAATATAATCTTTCTTGGAGAGATGAAGATTATATTGAATTTGCTAAAAATATGGCAATAAATGCCTTTAAAATGAAATGGCTTCCTCCAGGAAGAGGCCTTTGGATAATGGGTACAGAATATATTTATGAAAGAGGAAGTGCTGCTTTATATAATTGTGCAGCAGTTGATACAACTGATCTTGTAAATGCGGCAGATTGGGCAATGGATATGCTAATGGTAGGAGCAGGAGTAGGTTTTAATACTGCTTGGGATGGCAAAGCAAATAAACCAGATAAAAAAAATTATCTAATTTATATAATAGAAGATTCAAAAGAGGGATGGGTTAAATCAGTTAGACTATTACTTGAGAGTTATATAAAAAATAGACCATTTTATCGCTTTGACTACTCTAAAATAAGACCTGCTGGAAGTGAACTAAAAATGTTTGGAGGAATAGCAGGTGGACCTGAGCCTTTAAAAAGGCTACATAAAAATATTGAAAAGACAATGGATGATTATATAGAAGGAAAAATAGATAAAACAAGATGTGTTGTTGATATTTTTAATGAACTTGGTGTATGTGTAGTATCTGGAAATATCAGAAGATCTGCTGAAATTGCCATAGGATCACCATATGATAAGACTTTTTTAAATTTAAAAAATTATGAAAAATATCCTGATAGAGCAGAGATTGGTTGGATATCGAATAACTCTATTTTAATAAAAGATATTAATGATTATAAAGTATTAGATGAAATAGCAGCATTAATTGAAAAAAATGGAGAGCCTGGTATATTAAATTTGGAAAATATGCAACATTATGGAAGATTTGGCGAAGAGATAAAAGATAAAGCATGGTTAAGTAATCCTTGTGGAGAGATTGCACTTGAGAGTTATGAACTCTGTAATTTAGCAGAAATTTTTATAAGCAGATGCGAAAATATAGATGAATTTTTAAAAATGGTTGAATATGCTACATTTTATGCCTCAACAGTTAATCTACTTCCAACTCATAGAGAAGAGACAAATAAAATTATTGCAAGAAATAGAAGAGTCGGTGTTAGTGTATCTGGTGTAGCAGATTTTATAGAAAAAAAAGGTTTTGAAACTCTAATAAAATGGCTAAGAGCAGGATATAAGAAAGTAAGAGAAATAAATAAAAATTTAGCAATTGGTGCTGGAATACCAATATCACTAAAAGTTACTGCAGTAAAACCATCTGGAACGATAAGTATCTTAGCTGGAACTAGCCCAGGTATGCATTATCCTCCATTTACTTATGCAATAAGAAGAATTAGAATAGGAAAAAATTCAGAGCTTGGAAAATTTTTAAAAGAATCAAATGTACCATATGAAATAGATATGTATGATGAAAACACTTATGTATTTGAATTTCCAATTAAATATGACAATCCTAAAAGTGTACAAGATGTAACTGTTTGGGAACAGATGATGATTTTAGCCACACTTCAAAGAGAGTGGTCAGACAATATGGTATCAAATACTATAGAATTTTCCAAAGAATATAAAGCAAAAGATATAGCAAATATTTTAAAAGAGTTTTTGCCTATGATAAAATCTGTAACTATGCTTCCAAAAAGTGATCACATCTACCCTCAAATGCCATTTTCTAAAATTAGTAAAGAGGAGTATGAAAAATTAATGAAATCTTTTCCTAAACTTGACTGGTCAAAATATACAGGTCATGAAGCAACGGGAGAGAGATTTTGCAGCTCTTTGAGTTGCACATTTAGATAG
- the lpxD gene encoding UDP-3-O-(3-hydroxymyristoyl)glucosamine N-acyltransferase, with the protein MKLSFLAKELNLKYIGEDKEIEGIQSLDKAGPNQLSFLENKKYLKDLKSTNAAAVILHEKFIKELPSNVSALVSDEPYLTLAYISKYFAKEPYQISGNKPKIGKNCKIAPNVYVGYDSEIGDNVTLMSGVVVGDNVKIGKNTLIYPNVTIYRDCIIGANCIIHSGTVIGSDGYGFAHTKDGRHIKIYQNGNVIIEDDVEIGANCTIDRAVFDSTVIRRGTKLDNLIQIGHNSIIGENVLMASQVGISGSSILGRNVVMGGQSATAGHLKIGDFAIIAARGGVTKSIEGGKTYAGFPLMLHKEWLKLQAILARLVKKK; encoded by the coding sequence ATGAAATTAAGTTTTTTAGCAAAAGAGTTAAATTTAAAATATATTGGTGAAGATAAAGAAATTGAAGGTATACAAAGTCTTGATAAAGCAGGTCCAAACCAACTCTCTTTTTTGGAAAATAAAAAATATTTAAAAGATTTAAAATCCACAAATGCTGCTGCAGTTATTTTACATGAAAAATTTATAAAAGAACTTCCCTCTAATGTAAGTGCTCTTGTAAGTGATGAACCATATCTTACTTTGGCTTATATTTCAAAATATTTTGCAAAAGAGCCTTATCAAATATCTGGAAATAAGCCAAAAATTGGTAAAAACTGTAAAATTGCTCCAAATGTATATGTAGGTTATGATAGTGAAATTGGTGATAATGTTACTTTGATGAGTGGAGTTGTAGTTGGAGATAATGTAAAAATTGGGAAAAATACATTAATTTATCCAAATGTTACAATTTATAGGGATTGTATTATTGGAGCAAATTGTATTATTCATTCAGGTACAGTTATTGGAAGCGATGGGTATGGGTTTGCTCATACAAAAGATGGCAGACATATAAAAATATATCAAAATGGTAATGTTATTATAGAAGATGATGTTGAGATTGGTGCTAACTGTACTATTGATAGAGCTGTTTTTGACTCTACTGTTATTAGAAGAGGAACAAAACTAGATAACTTAATTCAAATTGGGCACAACTCTATTATAGGTGAAAATGTTTTAATGGCATCTCAAGTTGGAATTTCTGGCTCATCTATTCTTGGTAGAAATGTTGTGATGGGTGGACAAAGTGCAACTGCTGGTCATTTAAAAATTGGTGATTTTGCAATTATAGCTGCAAGAGGTGGCGTTACAAAATCTATAGAAGGTGGAAAAACTTATGCTGGTTTTCCTTTAATGCTTCATAAAGAGTGGTTAAAACTTCAAGCAATTTTAGCAAGGCTTGTAAAGAAAAAGTAA
- the ilvN gene encoding acetolactate synthase small subunit: MNERRVISVIVENEHGVLSRISGLFAGRGYNIETLTVAPIPNTKFSRLTIVTSGSPRVIEQIIKQLHKLIPVYKVIEHEELIEKEMVLAKVPLSEKLADIEALCRAYNGSIANVGKDGIIVMVADEPKRVSYFIKALDRFNPKEIIRGGVVAIER; encoded by the coding sequence ATGAATGAAAGAAGAGTTATTTCTGTAATTGTAGAGAATGAACATGGAGTATTATCAAGAATTTCTGGACTGTTTGCTGGAAGAGGATATAATATAGAGACTTTAACTGTTGCTCCAATTCCAAATACAAAATTTTCAAGATTAACTATTGTTACAAGCGGTAGTCCAAGAGTAATTGAACAAATTATAAAACAGCTTCATAAACTAATTCCAGTATATAAAGTTATTGAACATGAAGAGCTAATTGAAAAAGAGATGGTTTTAGCAAAAGTTCCGTTAAGTGAAAAACTTGCTGACATAGAGGCCTTATGTAGAGCTTATAATGGAAGCATTGCTAATGTTGGAAAAGATGGAATTATAGTAATGGTAGCAGATGAGCCAAAAAGAGTGAGCTATTTTATAAAAGCTTTAGATAGATTTAATCCAAAAGAGATTATTAGAGGTGGAGTTGTTGCAATAGAGAGGTAG
- a CDS encoding acetolactate synthase large subunit yields MEQMSGARMVVEAMRKENVEVVFGYPGGAIMNVYDEIYKHKYFQHILTRHEQAAVHAADGYARATGKVGVAFVTSGPGFTNAVTGLATAYMDSIPLVVISGQVPISMIGTDAFQEIDAVGISRPCTKHNFLVKDVNELPLILKEAFYLARSGRPGPVHVDIPKDVTAQIGEFNYPDEIKLETYKPTYKGNKRQIKKAVEAIANAKKPVFYLGGGIVRSGAADLVRELVSFTGIPAVETLMARGVLRYDDPLLLGMVGMHGSYAANMAMSEADLLIALGPRFDDRVTGKLSEFAKYAQIIHVDIDPSSIGKLVHVDYPIVGDLKNVLKEMLPLVKEKVDKDRYESWREILKRYDELHPLTYEDSDEVLKPEWVIQRVGEKLKGKARISTDVGQHQMWTAQFYPFTRPNELITSGGLGTMGFGFPAAMGVKRGVKDEISINFSGDGSILMNIQELITAVEYRLPVINIVLNNHYLGMVRQWQTFFYDKRYAETDLSMQPDFVKVAESFGGIGYRVETKEEFDKALDDAISKGVVAIIDVIIDRYENVLPMVPAGGSLYNMLLEYKD; encoded by the coding sequence ATGGAGCAGATGAGTGGTGCGCGTATGGTTGTTGAGGCTATGCGCAAAGAGAATGTTGAAGTAGTTTTTGGATATCCTGGCGGCGCGATAATGAATGTATATGATGAGATTTATAAACATAAATATTTTCAACATATATTAACAAGACATGAACAAGCTGCAGTCCATGCAGCAGATGGTTATGCAAGAGCAACTGGAAAAGTTGGTGTTGCTTTTGTTACTTCAGGACCAGGATTTACAAATGCAGTAACTGGTCTTGCAACTGCTTATATGGATTCGATACCATTAGTTGTAATTAGTGGTCAGGTTCCAATTTCTATGATTGGAACAGATGCATTTCAAGAGATAGATGCTGTTGGTATTAGTAGACCTTGTACAAAACATAATTTTTTAGTAAAAGATGTAAATGAACTTCCTTTAATTTTAAAAGAGGCTTTTTATCTTGCAAGAAGTGGAAGACCAGGTCCAGTTCATGTGGATATACCAAAAGATGTTACTGCTCAAATAGGAGAGTTTAATTATCCAGATGAGATAAAACTTGAAACTTATAAACCTACATATAAAGGAAACAAAAGACAGATAAAAAAAGCAGTAGAAGCTATAGCTAATGCTAAAAAACCTGTTTTTTATCTTGGTGGCGGAATAGTTAGAAGTGGTGCAGCAGATTTAGTAAGAGAATTAGTAAGTTTTACGGGAATTCCAGCTGTTGAAACATTAATGGCAAGAGGTGTTTTAAGATATGATGATCCTTTGCTTCTTGGAATGGTTGGAATGCATGGCTCATATGCAGCTAATATGGCAATGAGCGAAGCAGATCTTTTAATTGCTTTAGGGCCAAGATTTGATGATAGAGTTACAGGAAAACTAAGTGAATTTGCCAAATATGCACAAATTATACATGTTGATATAGATCCAAGTAGTATAGGAAAACTTGTACATGTAGATTATCCAATAGTTGGTGATTTAAAAAATGTTTTAAAAGAGATGCTTCCATTAGTAAAAGAGAAAGTAGATAAAGATAGATATGAGAGTTGGAGAGAAATATTAAAAAGATATGATGAGCTTCATCCTTTAACATATGAAGATAGCGATGAGGTGTTAAAACCTGAATGGGTTATTCAAAGAGTAGGTGAAAAGCTAAAAGGTAAAGCAAGAATATCAACTGATGTTGGTCAGCATCAAATGTGGACTGCCCAATTTTATCCATTTACTAGACCAAATGAGTTAATTACAAGCGGTGGGCTTGGTACTATGGGATTTGGATTTCCTGCTGCTATGGGAGTAAAAAGAGGTGTAAAAGATGAGATATCTATAAATTTTAGTGGTGATGGATCAATTTTGATGAATATTCAAGAATTAATAACTGCTGTTGAATATAGGCTTCCAGTTATAAATATTGTTTTAAATAATCACTATCTTGGAATGGTAAGACAGTGGCAAACATTTTTTTATGATAAAAGGTATGCTGAAACAGACCTTTCAATGCAGCCCGATTTTGTTAAAGTAGCTGAAAGTTTTGGTGGTATAGGTTATAGAGTTGAAACAAAAGAGGAGTTTGATAAAGCTCTTGATGATGCAATAAGTAAAGGTGTAGTAGCAATAATTGATGTTATTATTGATAGATATGAAAATGTATTGCCAATGGTTCCAGCTGGCGGAAGTTTATATAATATGCTTTTAGAGTATAAGGACTAA
- a CDS encoding phosphatase yields MIAIDIGSNSLRAIQIDCYSLDKIFEYEKVVQTADNLEKSSEISKEALDRIAKAIKEIQKRIDFSKESVKAVATAAFRKAKNQKEAIEYIKEKTGIDIEVIDPDMEGFYSAVAVEHLLSRLGLNSEKFLMCDIGGASVEFVIKNKEEIVTKSFDFGIVTIAQRFKTKENIVFGIKKYMEEIKIFLNDTYEIFGKPKRFVATGGTPTTIAAIKKNLDYQNYNSDIVNGTVLFPTDIDNALNKLLKLSSSERAKLVGKGREDFIIPGVLILKEIMKTADFDEVLVSDEGVREGVALIGCKKILSK; encoded by the coding sequence ATGATTGCTATTGATATCGGCTCAAATTCTCTTAGAGCAATACAGATAGATTGTTATTCCTTAGATAAGATTTTTGAATATGAAAAAGTTGTTCAGACAGCTGACAATCTTGAAAAAAGCTCTGAAATATCAAAAGAGGCTTTAGATAGAATTGCAAAAGCTATAAAAGAGATACAAAAAAGAATAGATTTTTCAAAAGAGAGTGTAAAAGCTGTAGCAACAGCGGCATTTAGAAAAGCAAAAAATCAAAAAGAGGCAATTGAATATATAAAAGAAAAAACTGGAATTGATATTGAAGTAATTGATCCTGATATGGAAGGATTTTATAGTGCAGTAGCAGTAGAGCATTTGCTTTCAAGACTTGGCCTAAACAGTGAAAAGTTTTTAATGTGTGATATTGGTGGTGCATCTGTTGAATTTGTTATAAAAAATAAAGAAGAGATAGTTACAAAAAGTTTTGATTTTGGTATAGTTACAATTGCTCAAAGATTCAAAACAAAAGAGAATATTGTTTTTGGTATTAAAAAATATATGGAAGAAATAAAAATATTTTTAAATGATACATATGAGATTTTTGGAAAACCTAAAAGATTTGTGGCAACTGGGGGGACTCCTACAACAATTGCAGCAATTAAAAAAAATTTAGATTATCAAAATTATAATAGTGATATTGTTAATGGAACAGTTCTTTTTCCAACTGATATTGATAATGCTTTAAATAAACTTTTAAAATTAAGCAGCAGTGAAAGAGCAAAACTTGTTGGAAAGGGTAGAGAAGATTTTATAATACCAGGAGTACTGATTTTAAAAGAGATTATGAAAACTGCAGATTTTGATGAAGTTTTAGTTAGTGATGAGGGTGTTAGAGAAGGGGTAGCCCTTATAGGATGTAAAAAAATTTTAAGTAAATAA
- the ilvA gene encoding threonine ammonia-lyase, with the protein MVKLEKIKEAQKRVSKVATKTPFAYAPILSKRFGCDIFLKKENLQVTGAFKIRGAFNKISLLNEEEKKRGVVAASAGNHAQGVAFSANYYNIKATIVMPENTPLTKINGVKSYGAEVLLHGSNYDEAYLFAKDLAKKQNRVFVHPFADEDVMAGQGTIALEILEENSNIDTVVVPIGGGGLIAGMASAIKQINPNIKVIGVTAAGAPAMRESYMLGKPIDSTEVRTIADGIAVRDTSKMTLDIILECVDDIVEVDDEEIADAILFLLENQKLVVEGAGAVGVAALLYDKLDINNNSKVAILLSGGNIDVTMLSVIIEKGLIKSYRKMKLIVTLIDKPGSLMKLTEILADASANIVQIGYDRTSASLAYGDANVSIGLETKGKEHQEKIRELLTKHGYRFYEES; encoded by the coding sequence ATGGTTAAATTGGAAAAAATTAAAGAAGCACAAAAAAGAGTTTCAAAAGTTGCTACAAAAACACCTTTTGCATATGCACCAATTCTTTCAAAAAGATTTGGATGTGATATTTTTTTGAAAAAAGAGAATCTCCAAGTCACTGGTGCATTTAAAATCAGAGGAGCTTTTAATAAAATATCTTTATTAAATGAAGAAGAGAAAAAAAGGGGTGTAGTTGCTGCAAGTGCAGGCAATCATGCACAGGGGGTTGCTTTTAGTGCAAACTATTATAATATAAAAGCAACTATTGTTATGCCTGAAAATACACCACTTACAAAAATCAATGGGGTTAAATCATATGGAGCAGAAGTTTTACTACATGGTTCAAATTATGATGAAGCATATCTATTTGCAAAAGATTTAGCAAAAAAACAAAATAGAGTATTTGTGCATCCTTTTGCAGATGAGGATGTAATGGCAGGTCAAGGAACTATTGCACTGGAGATATTAGAAGAAAATAGTAATATAGATACAGTTGTTGTACCTATAGGAGGTGGTGGTTTAATTGCAGGAATGGCAAGTGCAATAAAACAGATAAATCCGAATATAAAAGTGATAGGTGTAACTGCAGCTGGAGCTCCGGCAATGAGAGAGTCATATATGCTTGGTAAACCAATAGATTCAACTGAAGTTAGAACAATAGCAGATGGTATAGCTGTTAGAGATACTTCAAAAATGACTTTGGATATTATTTTAGAGTGTGTGGATGATATTGTTGAAGTGGATGATGAAGAGATTGCAGATGCAATTTTGTTTTTGCTTGAAAATCAAAAGTTGGTAGTAGAAGGAGCTGGAGCGGTTGGTGTTGCTGCACTTTTATACGATAAACTTGATATCAATAATAATTCAAAAGTTGCTATTTTATTGAGCGGCGGTAATATTGATGTAACGATGCTTTCAGTAATAATTGAGAAAGGTTTAATTAAATCATACAGAAAAATGAAACTTATAGTAACACTTATAGATAAACCAGGTTCTTTAATGAAACTTACTGAAATTTTAGCAGATGCTAGTGCAAATATTGTTCAGATTGGATATGATAGAACTTCTGCATCTTTGGCATATGGAGATGCAAATGTTTCAATAGGTCTTGAGACTAAAGGGAAAGAGCATCAAGAAAAGATAAGAGAACTTTTAACTAAGCATGGATATAGATTTTATGAGGAATCTTAA
- a CDS encoding CoA-binding protein: protein MECEFPTINANLDEIKEIFKEVKTIAVIGLSPNPSKDSHKVAAYLQKVGYKIIPVYPKEETILGEKVYRKLSDIPEKIDMIDIFRKPAAVLPIVEEAIKRKDVKVIWMQAGIVNNEAAQKAKDAGLKVVQNRCTMVDHRNLFS from the coding sequence ATGGAGTGTGAATTTCCTACAATTAACGCAAATTTAGATGAAATAAAAGAGATTTTCAAAGAGGTAAAAACAATTGCTGTAATTGGACTCTCTCCAAATCCTTCAAAAGATAGTCATAAAGTTGCTGCATATCTTCAAAAAGTTGGATATAAAATAATTCCAGTCTATCCAAAAGAGGAGACTATATTGGGAGAAAAAGTATATAGAAAACTATCAGATATTCCAGAAAAAATTGATATGATAGATATTTTTAGAAAACCTGCTGCAGTATTACCAATTGTAGAAGAAGCAATAAAAAGAAAAGATGTAAAAGTTATTTGGATGCAAGCAGGCATTGTCAATAATGAGGCTGCACAAAAAGCTAAAGATGCTGGTTTGAAAGTCGTTCAAAACAGATGTACTATGGTTGATCATAGAAATTTATTTAGTTGA
- a CDS encoding M48 family metallopeptidase yields the protein MKRLLVTILFPIFFLSCAKNPYINRSQLILISPSQEIQLGLQAKQEILKKQKLSKDPYYNELVKKVSQRIAKVAEKEFHPNFQWEFYVLKSKEINAFCLPGGKIFVYTGLLKIVDNEDQLATVIGHEVAHAILRHGSERASIAMVSSIARDLVEKGLNVSSSKWGPLFDLAYGVGSKYGIIYPYSRKFEYEADQVGLYLMYKACYDLNEAIRFWQKMIQISKKNIPEFLSTHPSDIHRIERIKKYIKYLKTLPRDCY from the coding sequence ATGAAAAGACTTCTTGTAACTATACTTTTTCCTATCTTTTTTTTATCATGTGCAAAAAATCCTTATATTAATAGGTCTCAGCTAATATTAATTTCTCCATCTCAAGAGATTCAGCTTGGATTGCAAGCAAAACAAGAAATTTTAAAAAAACAAAAATTATCAAAAGACCCTTATTATAATGAGCTTGTAAAAAAAGTATCACAAAGAATTGCAAAAGTTGCTGAAAAAGAGTTTCATCCAAATTTTCAATGGGAGTTTTATGTTTTAAAATCAAAAGAGATTAATGCTTTTTGTCTTCCTGGTGGTAAAATTTTTGTTTATACTGGACTTTTAAAAATTGTTGATAACGAAGATCAATTAGCAACAGTTATAGGACATGAAGTAGCCCATGCAATACTTAGACATGGAAGTGAAAGAGCAAGCATTGCAATGGTAAGCAGTATTGCAAGAGATTTAGTTGAAAAAGGCTTAAATGTATCTTCTTCAAAATGGGGTCCACTTTTTGATTTGGCATATGGAGTTGGTTCAAAATATGGAATAATATATCCATATAGTAGAAAATTTGAATATGAAGCTGATCAAGTGGGCCTATATTTAATGTATAAAGCTTGTTATGATTTAAATGAAGCCATAAGATTTTGGCAAAAGATGATACAAATTTCCAAAAAAAATATTCCAGAATTTTTATCTACTCACCCTTCAGATATTCATAGAATTGAAAGAATAAAAAAATATATAAAATATTTAAAAACATTGCCTCGAGATTGTTATTAA
- the feoB gene encoding ferrous iron transport protein B: MGKIKVVMVGQPNVGKSSIINSMSGARLHVGNFAGVTVEKKEVFLKKDDFDIEIVDLPGIYSLNAYTPEEHVAKNYLLNEDYDVIINVVDANVLQRNLIFTMQLLDMHKKMILVVNMIDEVEKKGGKIDADKLSTLLGIPVILTSAKEHRGVDEIVDKIIEVYKNAKPKRKIFYNEKIEDEIENISKILMKSPHFKDKDLARFYVIRLLEKDEDIYKIVHDLPIFLELHEELGESIKRLKLEFDEDSVADILANERNALSKSIVMQSMILPKKESLTDKIDNILIHPIFGLPIFLFFMWALFQLTFEIGSIPMDYIDQTVTNFANWLRSILPEGDLNSVITDGVIPAVGAIIMFLPNILILFLGINLLEQTGYMARAAFLLDGFLKKFGLQGKAFIPLVSGFGCTVPAYMAARTLKNPKDRIITMLVLGFMNCSARLPVYVLLIAAFFPTHSAGNVLFAIYIGGAILGLIVAKILRMVLFKGEPEPFVMEMPPYRFPSIKALAMELWIKSKIFIKKAGTFIAGAAMIIWFLSSYPVNENLENEYAKKIELATSDEQKVNLQNELAAKELENSYLGSFGKFIEPVFEPIGFDWRLSVATLSGLAAKEVVVSTLATLYAVGEVDESSSTLIKKLRENIDFKAAIALIVIIMIYSPCVAAMSTFYAEVPQWVWRAFYTIYPNVLAWILAFIAYHTLSLFGL, translated from the coding sequence ATGGGAAAGATAAAGGTAGTTATGGTTGGTCAACCCAATGTTGGAAAATCTTCAATTATAAATTCAATGAGTGGAGCAAGGCTTCATGTTGGAAATTTTGCAGGGGTTACTGTTGAAAAAAAAGAGGTTTTTTTAAAAAAAGATGATTTTGATATTGAGATAGTTGACCTTCCTGGAATCTATTCATTAAATGCATATACACCTGAAGAGCATGTAGCAAAAAATTATCTTTTAAATGAAGACTATGATGTTATTATAAATGTAGTTGATGCAAATGTTTTACAAAGAAATTTGATTTTTACAATGCAACTTTTAGATATGCATAAAAAGATGATTCTTGTTGTAAATATGATAGATGAGGTAGAAAAAAAAGGTGGAAAAATTGATGCAGATAAACTCTCAACTCTTCTTGGTATTCCAGTTATTTTAACATCTGCTAAAGAACACAGAGGCGTTGATGAAATAGTAGATAAAATTATTGAAGTTTATAAAAATGCAAAACCAAAAAGAAAGATTTTTTATAATGAAAAAATAGAGGATGAAATAGAAAATATATCAAAAATTTTAATGAAATCTCCACATTTTAAAGATAAAGATTTAGCAAGATTTTATGTCATTAGGCTATTGGAAAAGGATGAAGATATTTATAAAATTGTTCATGATCTTCCAATTTTTTTAGAACTGCATGAAGAGCTTGGTGAAAGTATAAAAAGATTGAAACTTGAATTTGATGAAGATAGTGTAGCAGATATTTTAGCCAATGAAAGAAATGCTCTATCTAAAAGTATTGTTATGCAATCAATGATACTTCCAAAAAAAGAGTCTCTAACAGACAAAATTGATAATATTTTGATTCATCCAATTTTTGGACTTCCGATATTTTTGTTTTTTATGTGGGCTCTGTTTCAATTAACTTTTGAGATAGGCTCAATACCTATGGATTATATTGACCAAACTGTAACAAATTTTGCTAATTGGTTAAGAAGTATTTTGCCTGAAGGCGATCTAAATTCAGTAATAACTGATGGTGTAATACCAGCAGTTGGTGCAATTATAATGTTTTTGCCAAATATTTTAATTTTGTTTTTAGGAATCAATCTACTTGAGCAAACTGGTTATATGGCAAGAGCAGCATTTTTACTTGATGGATTTTTGAAAAAATTTGGTCTTCAAGGAAAAGCGTTTATCCCACTTGTAAGTGGTTTTGGATGTACTGTTCCAGCATATATGGCTGCAAGAACTTTAAAAAATCCAAAAGATAGAATTATTACAATGCTTGTTCTTGGATTTATGAATTGTAGTGCAAGACTTCCTGTATATGTTTTATTAATAGCTGCATTTTTCCCTACACATAGTGCTGGAAATGTATTGTTTGCAATATATATTGGAGGGGCAATACTTGGTTTAATAGTTGCAAAAATTTTAAGAATGGTTCTTTTTAAAGGAGAGCCTGAGCCTTTTGTTATGGAGATGCCACCATATAGATTTCCATCAATAAAAGCGCTTGCTATGGAGCTTTGGATAAAGTCAAAAATATTTATAAAAAAAGCTGGAACATTTATTGCAGGCGCTGCAATGATAATCTGGTTTTTAAGCTCATATCCAGTAAATGAAAATTTAGAAAATGAGTATGCAAAAAAAATAGAATTAGCAACAAGTGATGAGCAAAAAGTTAATCTTCAAAATGAACTTGCTGCAAAAGAGTTGGAAAATAGCTATCTTGGAAGTTTTGGAAAATTTATTGAGCCAGTTTTTGAACCAATTGGATTTGATTGGAGGCTGTCAGTTGCAACTCTAAGTGGACTTGCAGCAAAAGAGGTTGTAGTATCTACTTTAGCAACATTATATGCTGTTGGAGAAGTAGATGAGAGCAGTTCAACTTTGATTAAAAAGTTAAGGGAAAATATTGATTTTAAAGCTGCAATAGCTTTAATAGTTATTATTATGATTTATTCTCCTTGTGTTGCTGCTATGAGTACGTTTTATGCTGAAGTTCCACAATGGGTATGGAGAGCTTTTTATACTATCTACCCAAATGTTTTAGCTTGGATTTTAGCTTTTATAGCATATCATACATTATCCCTTTTTGGTTTATGA
- a CDS encoding FeoA family protein, translated as MKKVSQMNIGDEAVIKKITAKEPIKGRLSAMGITKGNRIKLLDYTLKKQTWEVDVEGTRVALRKEEADSILVE; from the coding sequence ATGAAAAAAGTATCTCAAATGAATATAGGTGATGAGGCAGTTATAAAGAAAATAACTGCAAAAGAGCCTATAAAAGGAAGACTCTCTGCAATGGGAATAACAAAAGGAAATAGAATAAAACTTCTTGATTACACTTTAAAAAAACAGACATGGGAAGTTGATGTAGAAGGAACAAGAGTGGCTCTTAGAAAAGAGGAAGCAGATTCTATTTTGGTTGAGTAG